The proteins below are encoded in one region of Halichoerus grypus chromosome X, mHalGry1.hap1.1, whole genome shotgun sequence:
- the TSR2 gene encoding pre-rRNA-processing protein TSR2 homolog isoform X2, translated as MMAGAGEDSRALFGAGVRAALEAWPALQIAVENGFGGVHSQEKAEWLGGAVEEYFFRNADLELDEVEDFLGELMTNEFDTVVEDGSLPQVSQQLQTMFYHFQRGDGAALKEMASHITQRKCRVRATAVTTARETDEDDVDSVEEMEVTATNDGAATDGVCPQPESTGPDSQTIKEEDIVEDGWTIVRRKK; from the exons ATGATGGCAGGAGCTGGGGAAGATTCGCGGGCGCTCTTCGGGGCTGGCGTCCGCGCGGCGCTGGAAGCCTGGCCGGCCTTGCAA ATCGCTGTGGAGAATGGCTTCGGGGGCGTGCACAGCCAGGAGAAGGCCGAGTGGCTGGGGGGTGCAGTAGAGGAGTACTTCTTCCGCAATG CTGACTTGGAGCTAGATGAGGTGGAGGATTTCCTCGGGGAGCTCATGACGAACGAATTTGATACAGTTGTGGAGGATGGGAGTCTGCCCCAG GTGAGCCAGCAGCTACAGACCATGTTCTACCACTTCCAGAGGGGTGATGGGGCTGCTCTGAAGGAGATGGCCTCTCACATCACCCAAAGAAAGTGCAGGGTCAGAGCCACTGCAGTTACAACAGCCAGAGAAACGGATGAAGATGATGTGGACAGCGTGGAGGAGATGGAG GTCACAGCTACGAATGATGGGGCAGCTACAGATGGGGTTTGCCCCCAGCCTGAATCCACTGGTCCAGACTCCCAGACTATTAAAGAAGAGGATATAGTGGAGGATGGCTGGACCATTGTCCGGAGAAAGAAATGA
- the TSR2 gene encoding pre-rRNA-processing protein TSR2 homolog isoform X1: MMAGAGEDSRALFGAGVRAALEAWPALQAGFQADVVGSGLCSQIAVENGFGGVHSQEKAEWLGGAVEEYFFRNADLELDEVEDFLGELMTNEFDTVVEDGSLPQVSQQLQTMFYHFQRGDGAALKEMASHITQRKCRVRATAVTTARETDEDDVDSVEEMEVTATNDGAATDGVCPQPESTGPDSQTIKEEDIVEDGWTIVRRKK; encoded by the exons ATGATGGCAGGAGCTGGGGAAGATTCGCGGGCGCTCTTCGGGGCTGGCGTCCGCGCGGCGCTGGAAGCCTGGCCGGCCTTGCAA GCCGGCTTCCAGGCTGACGTGGTGGGCTCGGGCCTATGTTCGCAGATCGCTGTGGAGAATGGCTTCGGGGGCGTGCACAGCCAGGAGAAGGCCGAGTGGCTGGGGGGTGCAGTAGAGGAGTACTTCTTCCGCAATG CTGACTTGGAGCTAGATGAGGTGGAGGATTTCCTCGGGGAGCTCATGACGAACGAATTTGATACAGTTGTGGAGGATGGGAGTCTGCCCCAG GTGAGCCAGCAGCTACAGACCATGTTCTACCACTTCCAGAGGGGTGATGGGGCTGCTCTGAAGGAGATGGCCTCTCACATCACCCAAAGAAAGTGCAGGGTCAGAGCCACTGCAGTTACAACAGCCAGAGAAACGGATGAAGATGATGTGGACAGCGTGGAGGAGATGGAG GTCACAGCTACGAATGATGGGGCAGCTACAGATGGGGTTTGCCCCCAGCCTGAATCCACTGGTCCAGACTCCCAGACTATTAAAGAAGAGGATATAGTGGAGGATGGCTGGACCATTGTCCGGAGAAAGAAATGA
- the TSR2 gene encoding pre-rRNA-processing protein TSR2 homolog isoform X4 → MTNEFDTVVEDGSLPQVSQQLQTMFYHFQRGDGAALKEMASHITQRKCRVRATAVTTARETDEDDVDSVEEMEVTATNDGAATDGVCPQPESTGPDSQTIKEEDIVEDGWTIVRRKK, encoded by the exons ATGACGAACGAATTTGATACAGTTGTGGAGGATGGGAGTCTGCCCCAG GTGAGCCAGCAGCTACAGACCATGTTCTACCACTTCCAGAGGGGTGATGGGGCTGCTCTGAAGGAGATGGCCTCTCACATCACCCAAAGAAAGTGCAGGGTCAGAGCCACTGCAGTTACAACAGCCAGAGAAACGGATGAAGATGATGTGGACAGCGTGGAGGAGATGGAG GTCACAGCTACGAATGATGGGGCAGCTACAGATGGGGTTTGCCCCCAGCCTGAATCCACTGGTCCAGACTCCCAGACTATTAAAGAAGAGGATATAGTGGAGGATGGCTGGACCATTGTCCGGAGAAAGAAATGA